One stretch of Hevea brasiliensis isolate MT/VB/25A 57/8 chromosome 12, ASM3005281v1, whole genome shotgun sequence DNA includes these proteins:
- the LOC110667320 gene encoding probable LRR receptor-like serine/threonine-protein kinase At1g06840 isoform X7: MAIAHRLRHLHHHYDQQSLCIRNSDLEMFQNSGGFSILGLSMSRISTFGTVLIMWLFWSSLLIEAQDAITSPVEVSALQDIKSSLIDINKNLSNWNRGDPCTSNWTGVLCFNTTMDDDYLHVRKLQLLNLNLSGTLSPSLGNLSYMEILDFMWNNISGSIPKEIGEIESLKLLLLNGNHLTGPLPEELGYLPNLDRIQIDENHISGSIPVSFAYLNMTKHFHMNNNSISGQIPPELSRLPRLVHFLLDNNNLSGYLPPQLSELPNLQILYGFPTYPEMKQDFMFPYGSFPIIDPIFVDSLLTILFCLDLFFVFCSQLDNNNFDGATIPDSYGNMTKLLKLSLRNCSLQGPIPDLSRIPNLGYLDLSTNQLNGSIPSERLSENITTIDLSNNDLTGSIPASFSGLPCLQKLSVANNSLNGSILSTLWQSRTLNASERLKLDFENNRLTNISGNGNISLPQNVSLWLQGNPVCSNSNLVQFCGSQNEDVEKQGLTNFADNCPTQACPYVYSPTSPVDCFCAAPLIVGYRLKSPGFSNFLPYRDAFKEHLTSGLNLELYQLYLENFQWEEGPRLKMQLQLFPVYDASNKSSHVFNASEVLRIMSKFTGWDIHHNETFGPYELLYFPLLEPYNNVFVTSPSSSGTSKGALAGIVLGAIAGTVALCSIVSLLIIRMYLRNYRLRNYRANSRRRHASKALLKIDGIKDFTYAEMALATNNFNSSTQLGQGGYGIVYKGILADGTVVAVKRAQEHSLQGEKEFLTEIELLSRLHHRNLVSLVGYCDEEYEQMLVYEFMSNGTLRDHISGISHISSSYFLSILIGRSSMKIPSLKNP; the protein is encoded by the exons ATGGCTATTGCCCATCGGCTCCGTCATCTACATCATCATTATGATCAACAATCTCTGTGCATTCGTAACAGTGACCTG GAGATGTTTCAGAATTCTGGTGGTTTTTCCATTCTTGGGCTGTCCATGTCAAGAATTTCCACTTTTGGAACTGTTTTGATTATGTGGCTGTTTTGGTCTTCTCTCCTCATTGAAGCACAAGATGCCATTACTAGTCCTGTAGAAG TGAGTGCACTGCAAGACATAAAGAGTAGTTTGATTGATATCAACAAAAATTTGAGCAATTGGAATCGAGGGGATCCCTGCACATCAAATTGGACAGGAGTTTTGTGCTTCAATACAACAATGGACGATGATTATCTGCATGTTAGAAAACT gcaaCTACTTAATTTGAATCTGTCTGGAACTTTATCACCATCACTTGGCAACTTATCCTATATGGAAATATT GGATTTTATGTGGAACAACATAAGTGGGAGTATACCAAAGGAGATAGGAGAAATTGAATCTTTGAAACTCTT GCTTCTGAATGGAAACCATTTAACAGGTCCCTTGCCTGAAGAGCTTGGATATCTTCCAAACTTGGACAGAATACAGATTGACGAGAACCATATATCAGGATCAATCCCTGTGTCATTTGCATACTTGAACATGACAAAGCACTT TCACATGAATAACAATTCAATTAGCGGGCAAATACCACCCGAACTATCCAGATTACCAAGGCTTGTTCACTT CCTTCTAGACAACAACAACTTATCTGGATATCTTCCACCACAGCTTTCTGAATTGCCAAACTTACAAATACTGTATGGTTTCCCTACTTACCCAGAGATGAAGCAGGATTTCATGTTTCCTTATGGCAGTTTCCCCATAATAGATCCTATCTTTGTAGATTCTCTTCTAACTATTTTATTTTGCCTTGATTTGTTTTTTGTCTTTTGCAGTCAACTTGATAACAACAACTTTGATGGGGCTACAATTCCAGATTCTTATGGCAACATGACTAAACTATTGAAATT GAGTCTCAGAAACTGCAGTTTGCAAGGTCCAATCCCTGACCTGAGCAGGATACCAAACCTTGGCTATCT AGACCTCAGTACAAACCAGCTAAATGGATCCATACCTTCTGAAAGGCTTTCTGAGAATATTACAACCAT TGATTTATCCAACAATGATCTTACTGGAAGTATCCCTGCCAGCTTTTCAGGTCTGCCTTGTCTTCAGAAATT GTCAGTTGCAAACAATTCACTGAATGGCTCCATTTTATCTACCCTTTGGCAAAGTCGGACTCTGAATGCATCTGAAAGACTTAAATT GGATTTTGAGAACAACAGACTGACAAATATTTCTGGCAATGGCAATATTAGTCTCCCTCAGAATGTCTCACTCTG GCTTCAAGGGAACCCTGTATGTTCAAATTCCAACCTGGTCCAATTTTGTGGATCTCAAAATGAGGATGTTGAAAAGCAGGGTTTGACAAACTTTGCTGATAACTGTCCCACTCAAGCATGTCCTTATGTATATTCCCCAACATCTCCTGTAGATTGTTTTTGTGCTGCCCCTCTGATCGTTGGTTATCGATTGAAAAGTCCTGGATTCTCCAATTTTCTACCCTACAGAGATGCATTTAAAGAGCATTTGACCTCTGGTCTCAATTTGGAACTTTATCAGCTATACCTTGAGAACTTCCAATGGGAGGAAGGACCTCGATTGAAGATGCAGCTGCAGTTATTTCCTGTCTATGATGCTAGCAACAAGAGTTCTCATGTGTTCAATGCAAGTGAGGTTCTGCGTATCATGAGCAAGTTCACTGGATGGGACATTCATCATAATGAAACATTTGGGCCTTACGAACTTTTGTACTTCCCTCTGTTGGAACCTTATAATAATG TGTTTGTTACCTCACCATCATCATCGGGTACAAGCAAAGGTGCCTTGGCTGGCATAGTATTGGGCGCCATTGCCGGTACAGTTGCATTATGTTCAATTGTTTCGCTTCTTATCATAAGGATGTATTTGAGGAACTACCGTCTGAGAAACTACCGTGCAAATTCAAGAAGACGTCATG CATCTAAAGCCTTGCTAAAAATTGATGGCATCAAGGATTTCACTTATGCTGAAATGGCCTTGGCTACAAACAATTTTAATAGCTCCACTCAACTTGGTCAAGGAGGATATGGAATAGTTTATAAAGGCATCCTGGCTGATGGCACAGTTGTGGCCGTCAAACGTGCTCAGGAGCATTCTTTACAGGGTGAGAAGGAGTTCTTAACAGAAATAGAATTGTTGTCAAGGCTACATCACAGGAATCTCGTTTCTTTGGTTGGATATTGTGATGAAGAATATGAACAG ATGTTGGTTTATGAGTTTATGTCAAATGGCACTCTTAGAGATCATATTTCTGGTATATCTCATATTTCTTCCTCATACTTCCTTTCCATTCTTATTGGTCGTTCATCTATGAAAATT CCAAGTCTAAAGAACCCCTGA